A single window of Malus sylvestris chromosome 5, drMalSylv7.2, whole genome shotgun sequence DNA harbors:
- the LOC126622144 gene encoding lactoylglutathione lyase GLX1-like: MAEAEGKSVAPNAEILEWPKKDKRRFLHAVYRVGDLDRTIKFYTEALGMKLLRKRDIPEEKYSNAFLGFGPEDSHFVVELTYNYGVSSYDIGTGFGHFAIATPDVKKLVEDVRAKGGNVTREPGPVKGGTSVIAFVKDPDGYTFEIIQRPSTPEPLCQVMLRVGDLERSIKFYEKALGLKLLRTIERPEYKYTIAILGYAEEDQTTILELTYNYGVTEYTKGNAYAQIAIGTDDVYKSAEAVNLVTQELGGKITRQPGPIPGLNTKITSFLDPDGWKTVLVDNEDFLKELQQ, from the exons ATGGCCGAAGCTGAGGGAAAATCCGTCGCTCCAAACGCCGAGATTTTGGAATGGCCGAAGAAGGACAAGCGCCGATTCCTCCACGCCGTGTACCGCGTCGGCGATCTCGATCGCACCATCAA GTTTTATACGGAGGCTTTGGGGATGAAGCTGCTGAGGAAGAGGGACATTCCGGAGGAGAAATACTCGAATGCGTTTCTGGGATTTGGGCCCGAAGATTCTCACTTCGTGGTTGAATTGACGTACAACTACGGAGTTTCTTCTTACGACATCGGCACTGGTTTCGGGCATTTCGCCATCGCTACTCCCGAT GTTAAAAAACTGGTGGAAGATGTTCGTGCTAAGGGTGGAAATGTGACGAGGGAGCCTGGCCCTGTGAAAGGCGGGACGAGCGTCATAGCCTTTGTGAAGGATCCTGATGGTTACACGTTTGAGATTATTCAGCGGCCCTCCACCCCTGAGCCACTTTGCCAAGTCATGCTCCGCGTTGGTGATCTCGAACGCTCTATCAAGTTCTATGAGAAG GCATTGGGGTTGAAGCTGTTGAGGACGATTGAGAGGCCCGAATACAAG TACACCATAGCCATTTTGGGATATGCAGAAGAAGACCAGACAACAATCTTGGAGTTGACCTATAACTATGGTGTGACCGAATACACTAAAGGAAATGCGTATGCACAG ATTGCTATCGGTACTGATGATGTCTACAAAAGTGCCGAGGCTGTCAACTTGGTTACACAAGAGCTTGGAGGAAAGATAACCAGACAGCCAGGACCAATTCCTGGACTCAACACCAAGATCACCTCTTTTCTCGATCCCGATGGCTGGAAAACT GTCCTGGTTGACAACGAGGATTTCCTGAAGGAACTGCAGCAGTAA
- the LOC126622143 gene encoding arogenate dehydratase/prephenate dehydratase 1, chloroplastic-like: protein MAAKAASIWVCAKTPYSHQGVSDLSLNHSELALNSNFRKWECSCLAVASAQRAITPVEDEKPSLTCAAESSGAMERIEDNKSREFHKDLNLLPKPLTANYLSPPDGSKVRVAYQGLPGAYSEAAAVKAYPKCETVPCDQFEAAFKAVELWLVDKAVLPIENSVGGSIHRNYDLLLHHRLHIVGEVQLQVNHCLLGLPGARKEELKRVLSHYQALAQCEMTLSSLGVITINTDDSALAAQMVASTGLRDTGAVASARAANIYGLDILAEKIQDDDDNITRFLILGREPMIPGTDRPYKTSIVFTLEEGPGVLFKALAVFALRGINLTKIESRPQKQRPLRIVDDSNEGSARYFDYLFYIDFEASMADPRAQYALEHLKEFARFLRVLGCYQKDTIP from the exons ATGGCTGCGAAGGCTGCATCCATCTGGGTTTGTGCTAAAACCCCTTATTCTCATCAGGGTGTCTCAGATTTGAGCTTGAACCACTCTGAGTTGGCTTTGAATTCGAATTTCCGCAAATGGGAGTGTTCTTGTTTGGCTGTTGCTTCCGCCCAGAGAGCTATCACTCCGGTGGAAGATGAGAAGCCGAGCCTTACCTGCGCCGCCGAGTCTTCAGGTGCAATGGAACGGATTGAGGACAATAAGTCCCGGGAGTTTCACAAGGATTTGAACCTTCTTCCTA AACCATTGACAGCAAATTACCTTTCTCCTCCTGATGGTTCAAAAGTGAGAGTTGCTTATCAG GGGTTACCAGGGGCATATAGTGAGGCCGCTGCAGTAAAAGCTTATCCGAAGTGTGAGACCGTCCCATGTGACCAGTTTGAAGCTGCATTCAAG GCAGTTGAACTTTGGTTGGTGGATAAAGCAGTTCTTCCCATTGAGAATTCTGTAGGCGGAAGCATCCACCGTAATTATGACTTACTACTTCACCATAGACTGCACATAGTTGGAGAGGTACAATTGCAAGTGAACCATTGTCTCCTGGGATTGCCTGGTGCAAGAAAAGAGGAACTAAAACGTGTTTTAAGCCATTATCAG GCTTTGGCTCAATGTGAGATGACGCTAAGCAGTTTGGGTGTCATCACAATCAATACCGATGACAGTGCTCTGGCTGCACAG ATGGTGGCCTCAACTGGCCTACGAGATACTGGTGCTGTTGCAAGTGCTCGAGCTGCAAATATTTATGGGCTTGACATTCTTGCAGAAAAAATTCAA GATGATGACGATAATATCACTCGCTTTTTGATACTTGGAAGAGAACCGATGATTCCAGGGACTGACCGGCCATATAAG ACGAGCATTGTTTTCACTCTTGAAGAAGGTCCTGGTGTACTATTTAAAGCCTTAGCAGTATTTGCTCTTAGGGGCATTAACTTGACAAAG ATAGAGAGCCGCCCACAGAAGCAACGTCCACTAAGGATTGTGGATGATTCGAATGAAGGGAGTGCCAG GTATTTCGACTACCTCTTTTACATCGACTTTGAAGCTTCTATGGCGGATCCCCGTGCCCAATATGCGTTGGAACATCTGAAG GAGTTTGCAAGGTTTCTTCGTGTCCTTGGTTGCTACCAGAAGGACACGATTCCGTAG
- the LOC126623488 gene encoding uncharacterized protein LOC126623488, whose translation MAKSSASSTTSFPPLKPDDYSHSPVHYAVVLSDDTTLSRIVATLPRLADPTQIHTESDSLSQERTADRISSVLDRRDVPYRETPLHLAVRLNNAVSAKILASAGADVSLQNSAGWNPLQEALCRRSSDVALILLRLHHRSAWAKWRRRLPRAIAVLRRMRDFYMEISFHFESSVIPFVGKIAPSDTYKIWKRDGNLRADTSLAGFDGLKIQRADQSFLFLGDGDQSHDVPPGSLLVLNRDERKIFDAFENAGSPMSESDIAGFCAQTSVYRPGMDVTRAELVGRTNWRRQEKTESVGEWKARVYEIHNVVFSFRSRKVANGDADVAGSEQVLPLELDEDDDGFLVAENPSFGIPDGRRHSSFVREEREFVSLGRKSVDVSSISGPPSRRCKTATIVAAPVQTKEKEFVRSLRPCVWLTEQFPLKTEELLPLLDILANKVKAVRRMRELLTTKFPPGTFPVKVAIPVVPTVRVVITFTKFVELPPTEQFFTPMSSPRQFLHEGRGQQEEEHKSKPQKPSSFSSSSSWLRRSSSQSGSSVSKQNHHQHQHQHCAPPAVSAAQDSSDPFAIPSGYTWTSIDDKSRKMKKSKSSRRSISK comes from the exons ATGGCCAAATCGTCGGCGAGCTCGACGACATCTTTCCCGCCGCTCAAGCCCGACGACTACTCCCACAGCCCCGTGCACTACGCCGTCGTTTTGTCAGATGACACCACACTCTCCCGAATCGTCGCCACACTCCCCCGACTTGCCGATCCGACTCAGATCCACACGGAGTCCGACTCCCTCTCCCAGGAACGAACCGCGGACCGGATCTCGTCCGTGCTCGACCGCCGCGACGTTCCCTACAGAGAAACCCCTCTCCACCTCGCCGTCCGACTAAACAACGCTGTCTCCGCCAAAATTTTAGCCTCCGCCGGCGCCGACGTGTCACTCCAGAACTCCGCAGGCTGGAATCCCTTACAGGAAGCATTGTGTCGCCGGAGCTCCGACGTCGCTTTAATCCTTCTCCGGCTCCACCACCGTTCCGCTTGGGCTAAGTGGCGCCGCCGCCTGCCACGTGCAATCGCCGTGCTCCGGAGAATGCGGGATTTTTACATGGAGATCTCGTTCCACTTCGAGAGCTCCGTCATTCCCTTCGTCGGAAAGATCGCTCCCTCCGACACGTACAAGATCTGGAAGCGCGACGGCAATTTGCGCGCAGACACGTCGCTGGCCGGATTCGACGGATTGAAGATCCAGCGCGCCGATCAGAGCTTCCTATTCCTCGGCGACGGCGATCAGAGCCACGACGTTCCCCCGGGATCGCTGCTCGTCTTGAACCGCGACGAACGGAAAATCTTCGACGCGTTCGAGAACGCCGGGTCGCCGATGAGCGAGTCGGACATCGCCGGGTTCTGCGCCCAGACGAGCGTGTACCGCCCGGGCATGGACGTCACCAGGGCGGAGCTGGTCGGGAGGACCAATTGGAGGAGGCAGGAGAAGACGGAGAGCGTCGGAGAGTGGAAAGCTCGAGTGTACGAAATTCACAACGTTGTGTTCAGCTTCCGCTCGAGAAAAGTCGCCAATGGCGATGCTGACGTGGCGGGGAGCGAGCAGGTGCTTCCTCTTGAGCTCGACGAGGACGACGACGGGTTTTTGGTGGCGGAGAATCCGAGTTTCGGAATTCCCGACGGCCGGAGGCACAGTAGcttcgtgagggaggagagggaGTTCGTGTCATTGGGGAGAAAAAGCGTCGACGTTTCGTCAATTTCCGGGCCGCCGTCGAGGAGGTGTAAAACCGCCACTATTGTGGCGGCACCAGTGCAGACGAAAGAGAAAGAGTTCGTGAGGAGCTTGAGGCCGTGCGTTTGGCTGACGGAGCAGTTTCCGTTGAAGACGGAGGAGCTGCTGCCGTTACTGGACATCTTGGCGAACAAGGTGAAGGCCGTTAGGAGGATGAGGGAGTTGCTCACCACCAAGTTCCCGCCAGGGACTTTTCCGGTTAAG GTGGCAATACCGGTGGTCCCCACGGTGAGAGTGGTGATAACATTCACAAAGTTCGTTGAGCTTCCGCCAACTGAGCAATTCTTCACTCCAATGTCAAGCCCCAGACAGTTTCTTCATGAAGGGCGAGGCCAACAAGAGGAGGAACACAAATCCAAGCCACAAAAACCATCCTCCTtttcgtcgtcgtcgtcgtggCTGAGGCGGAGCAGCAGCCAGTCGGGGTCTTCCGTGAGCAAGCAGAACCACcaccaacaccaacaccaacacTGTGCTCCCCCGGCAGTGTCTGCAGCGCAAGACTCTTCTGACCCTTTCGCCATTCCTAGCGGTTATACGTGGACGAGCATCGATGACAAGTCTCGCAAAATGAAGAAATCCAAGTCCAGCAGGAGATCAATATCCAAGTAA